The Desulfatiglans anilini DSM 4660 genome includes a region encoding these proteins:
- a CDS encoding TRAP transporter large permease → MTTVLIAFILLLILAVPIGYIMGISSLIGLFQMGGWEYLEPVAVSLHSGTSGYILVSIPFFVLTAEILNQSGMTTRLVAFADSLFGHLRGGLSHVNIFVSILFAGLTGTAITDTVAVGGILIPAMKKQGYTAGYAAAVTAASSVIGPIIPPSVVMVIYASILRLSVPALFAAALIPGLLCGLGLLAQSWVLSTRRKYPKSNRAALGTVARAAIQATPPMGVGLFILGCILFGITDVSEAAAGGALYAILLGWMGYRSLGLREIWQSMLNTVVLSGMIFLLIGAAAALGWFITLSGVVEETGKWVASLDASPYIILTLVDAVVLIAGMFIDVIPAALVLGPVLSPAMTQLGVDPIHFAMVMMVGLNIGNTTPPMGMSLMTASRIARIPYEACLKDAGWFICAEIGILLLVTYLPVLSLWLPQLLGYTN, encoded by the coding sequence ATGACGACCGTCCTCATCGCCTTCATCCTTCTCCTGATTCTGGCCGTCCCGATCGGTTATATCATGGGCATCTCGTCCCTGATCGGGCTCTTCCAGATGGGCGGCTGGGAATACCTGGAGCCTGTGGCCGTATCGCTCCATTCCGGCACATCCGGATACATCCTCGTCTCGATCCCTTTCTTCGTCCTTACGGCGGAGATCCTGAATCAATCCGGCATGACCACCAGGCTCGTGGCCTTCGCCGACAGCCTTTTCGGGCACCTGCGAGGCGGGCTGAGCCATGTCAACATCTTCGTCAGCATCCTGTTCGCCGGTCTGACCGGCACCGCGATCACCGATACCGTAGCCGTAGGCGGCATTCTCATCCCGGCCATGAAAAAACAGGGGTATACCGCCGGCTATGCCGCAGCTGTCACCGCCGCCTCGTCGGTCATCGGACCGATCATACCCCCGAGCGTCGTGATGGTGATCTACGCGAGCATCCTGAGGCTTTCCGTCCCGGCCCTCTTCGCTGCGGCCCTCATCCCCGGGCTCCTTTGCGGCCTGGGCCTGCTGGCCCAAAGCTGGGTCCTGAGCACGCGGCGGAAATACCCGAAATCGAACCGCGCCGCCCTCGGGACGGTAGCCCGTGCAGCCATCCAAGCCACACCGCCCATGGGCGTGGGGCTTTTCATCCTCGGCTGCATCCTTTTCGGCATCACGGATGTCTCGGAGGCCGCCGCCGGCGGCGCTCTCTATGCGATCCTTCTCGGCTGGATGGGGTATCGGAGCCTCGGTCTGCGGGAGATCTGGCAGTCGATGCTGAACACCGTCGTACTCTCGGGGATGATCTTCCTGCTCATCGGGGCCGCCGCGGCCCTGGGCTGGTTCATCACGCTGTCGGGTGTCGTGGAAGAGACCGGCAAATGGGTGGCTTCATTGGACGCCAGCCCCTATATCATTCTGACGCTCGTGGACGCGGTCGTTCTGATCGCCGGCATGTTCATCGACGTCATCCCCGCCGCTCTAGTGCTGGGTCCGGTGCTTTCACCCGCCATGACCCAGCTCGGCGTCGATCCGATCCATTTCGCGATGGTCATGATGGTCGGGTTGAATATCGGCAACACCACGCCTCCCATGGGAATGAGCCTGATGACCGCCTCGCGCATCGCCCGCATCCCCTATGAAGCCTGCTTGAAGGACGCCGGCTGGTTCATCTGCGCGGAGATAGGCATCCTGCTGCTCGTGACCTACCTCCCGGTTCTTTCCCTTTGGCTGCCGCAGCTACTGGGCTACACGAACTAG
- a CDS encoding response regulator yields the protein MAKKGSEKGAALSRLEGKKVLIVDDEPDVLDSLEDLLPMCSITAASTFDEAAELLNTRHYDLAVLDIMGVDGFNLLQIARSRGVPAVMLTAHALSPENTLKSLHEGAASYVPKEKLNDIQLFLEDVLEARERGRSPWWRWLERLGSYYERKFGEEWKKEHKDFIEKRISY from the coding sequence ATGGCTAAAAAGGGATCTGAGAAAGGCGCCGCGCTATCTCGGCTGGAAGGGAAGAAGGTCCTTATCGTAGATGATGAACCGGATGTGCTCGATAGCCTCGAGGACCTGCTTCCCATGTGTTCCATCACGGCCGCTTCCACTTTCGATGAAGCGGCGGAGCTGCTCAATACCAGGCATTACGACCTCGCGGTCCTGGACATCATGGGCGTGGATGGCTTCAATCTGCTTCAAATCGCCCGAAGCAGGGGGGTGCCGGCGGTAATGCTCACAGCGCACGCCTTGTCTCCCGAAAATACCCTGAAGTCTCTGCATGAGGGGGCGGCTTCCTATGTCCCCAAGGAAAAACTGAACGACATCCAATTGTTTTTGGAGGATGTCCTCGAGGCCCGGGAAAGGGGCCGGAGCCCCTGGTGGCGCTGGCTCGAGAGGCTGGGTTCCTATTACGAGAGGAAGTTCGGAGAGGAGTGGAAAAAGGAGCACAAGGATTTCATCGAGAAACGCATCTCTTATTGA